TTAATAAAAGCAGatcctgaaaatggatgaaatggACATTTGAATTAAGATTCTTTCTTTAATTCGCATATATTTTAGGCACAAAGTCCTgaacttcattttaaatattaaaggttGAAGGGTGTAATTGGAGTTCCACCCTCGTTAATTGAATCACACAATTGTTAAACTAGATCTTAAATATGGTGAGTAATTTTGATTAGGAGAAAACCAGAATTACACTGCAGTTACCGCTTTGATTTGGCAGGTAAATGATCTGCGTGGAAGCTTTTAGACAAGGCACCTTCAATGAACCCTAATTTGGTGTCATTAAGGACAATCTCACATCAGGTGTCACTTGCGTCTCCTTATAAATTGATAGGCTGCTCCTCCTGTGAGTGAAGCTTTTGGTTGAAGTTGATAATGTTGTAGTAGTTTTCTTTCATGAAGCCTGTGTGTTTCTGAAAGCTTTTGGTTTCCCTTTGAGATTAGAGTTCATGATGTTGCTGAAAGGGCAGGCAGTGCTGcctttgtttttattactatGGCTCTCTGgaattaattttctaaatgtaGATGGTGATTTGTTAGAGATCTGGAAAGATGATCCTAACCCAACAGTAGGAAGCTTAAGCTCTGAAAATGACTTGGACTTGGAGAAGAATGATTCTTTCATTTCTCCTGTATTGCCTTATGATGAGGTAGTTACAAGTCAGGAGTTTAAGGGTGATGATGAAGGCAGTTCAGGTGATCCATTGTATATGAATTTTGAAGTACTAGATGTGGAAGAGGTAGATGCACCAGTTAAACAGGATGACCTGAACATTGGTGTGGTAAACCACAATTTGAAAGCCATTAATGACAATCAAAAGGGTgttgctgctgttcctgtgttgAATGTTCTTGTTTCAGATGGAGCTGATTTTGAACTGCAGGAGAGTAAGGAGGGCCAGGACAGTGAGCACAGTGGTGCTTGGAGTTTGGGACTGGGGGCctatgaagaggaggaggaggcttACCAATACAAGACTTTAATGTATTCTGGCAATGTGTGTAGTAAAGTAGTTCAGTCCCCTTATGAAAGCACTTGCGCTGAGGGGTCTATGTCAGCCCAGTTTTTTGGGTCAAGTGCAGATCTGAAAGTGAGAGGTAAGTGTAAAGCCTTTGTGTGCAACAAATAAGTTCACTGCACTTTGGTATAATAATGAAGAGAAATCTTTCTTGCAGTAAACTCTTCCCTTGTGCTTGTAACAAGACTTGCTCACCAATGCAAGTACAAAGTGGAAAAGAGAAGTGGGTCATTCATTTTTACAACCTACAATGATGGCTGCAATGTGCAGAAAATGGTGAGACTTCTTTATTTGAACTGTTCTGCCTCCATACAGGAGTTGAATTGTAACTTTTTCTTCTTTGGCTGCAGCATGGCTGTTATGTCCTAACTCTTACCTGGCAAAATGCGAAGGTCTCCCTTGCTTGTCCAGTCAGTGTTACTGGTGGCCTTCCACCAGCCGTGCGCTGCAGTGACACCAGCATGACTGTTGGGCTCCCTTCAGGGTCTCTTGATGATCTGAAAGTGAAAGGTGAGGCTCTGACCAGCCCTCTTGGTGGGTTTGTGGTACAAACTATTAACCATTATCTGCTGGTATTGGGTGTAATTGTGAACAGTTTCCCTTTTGAGTTAGacatggatggatagttttaatGTCCTTGGCTTTAAAGGTGGTGGTTAATAATTGAGCATTTGAATGTTGACTAAGTTTGAGGGTAGATACTGTACTTTAATTTCAAAAGGATTTGCTTGATCCTAAAAGCTGAACCTAGCCCACTAAAAGATTAAATTTGTCTTAACCCCAAATTTCTTGGTGCTTAAAGGATTATCTCTTACTGGGTGGATAGGGGTTATTAGGCCCTCTAGTCAAAAATGGTTGGAACTTTAACAAGATCTGCTTAAGGCAAAATTAAGTGAATTTGTAAAGATAAGTCCTGAAATATTACACTAGCTTATGGAAAGATGAGGGCAGGTGCTTCTGAGCAGGCATGATGTAAATGACTTGCAGAGACGTACATCGACAAGAGGTTCAAGACATCCGACAAAGCCACCACAGCAAAAGTCCCACAGCATTTTGGTCCTTCTGTAGCCTTGTCTGTATAAACATCTTTTCAGAGTTGGATGAATGCCAGACCTTCCCTTGAAAGCTGGGAGATACAGTCCTTGTGTTCAGTTAATCATTCCTTGTTTACAATACAACTCAACTGTCAATTTCCCAACAGATCACCTCCACTGGGTTGCTGTGCACAGCATTGCTAAGAGATGCCAGTATGAGTTATTGAAAGATGCATTTGAAAGGattttctttactgtttcatATAAAGGCTGCCATGTAAAGGAACAGGTGAGTATTGGGGAGGGGG
Above is a window of Polypterus senegalus isolate Bchr_013 chromosome 2, ASM1683550v1, whole genome shotgun sequence DNA encoding:
- the LOC120524637 gene encoding uncharacterized protein LOC120524637, with the protein product MMLLKGQAVLPLFLLLWLSGINFLNVDGDLLEIWKDDPNPTVGSLSSENDLDLEKNDSFISPVLPYDEVVTSQEFKGDDEGSSGDPLYMNFEVLDVEEVDAPVKQDDLNIGVVNHNLKAINDNQKGVAAVPVLNVLVSDGADFELQESKEGQDSEHSGAWSLGLGAYEEEEEAYQYKTLMYSGNVCSKVVQSPYESTCAEGSMSAQFFGSSADLKVRVNSSLVLVTRLAHQCKYKVEKRSGSFIFTTYNDGCNVQKMHGCYVLTLTWQNAKVSLACPVSVTGGLPPAVRCSDTSMTVGLPSGSLDDLKVKDHLHWVAVHSIAKRCQYELLKDAFERIFFTVSYKGCHVKEQGSYHVLTLQYTAPDHKEEVLDMRCPIYHGEQVPVPHFTVPPVSEPKVSCHVSTMDVLLPGATPDQVKVKDYNQEVGVQQLAQRCHYHLLRRGYDLVFSASYKSCHVRMEGNHYILTVVYKARSGQPVVVHMKCPSSHWATTTAPVATSPRKPSPLCKASSMSVLLPPGSLDQVKVLEFQKNG